A section of the Festucalex cinctus isolate MCC-2025b chromosome 7, RoL_Fcin_1.0, whole genome shotgun sequence genome encodes:
- the LOC144022512 gene encoding retinoic acid receptor RXR-beta-A-like isoform X1, with translation MSSQQPNSSAPNSPTNVIGSPFSINPSLGFGPISHSQLSASGAMSGMHSISSSEDIKPPFGLRPMSAHSPGIMLSQKRLCVICGDRSSGKHYGVYSCEGCKGFFKRTVRKDLSYTCRDNKECLVDKRQRNRCQYCRYQKCLAMGMKREVVRWMKEDGKDEGRMTVQEERQRNREREGELEFSMGINEEMPVEKILEAETAVELKTELHSDGGSAGNSPHDAVTNICQTADKQLFALVEWAKRIPHFCELPLDDQVILLRAGWNELLIASFSHRSIALKDGVLLTSELQRDGAHSGGVGAIFDRESVQSAEVGAIFDRVLTELVNKMRDMQMDKTELGCLRAIVLFNPDAKGLSNTGEVEVLREKVYASLEAYCKHKYPEQQGRFAKLLLRLPALRSIGLKCLEHLFFFKLIGDTPIDTFLMEMLEAPHQLA, from the exons ATGTCTTCCCAGCAGCCCAACAGCTCAGCACCCAACAGTCCCACGAATGTCATTGGTTCTCCGTTCTCTATTAACCCGTCTCTTGGATTTGGACCCATCAGCCACAGCCAG CTCTCAGCTTCGGGTGCCATGTCGGGGATGCATTCAATCAGCAGCTCGGAGGACATCAAGCCTCCGTTCGGCCTGCGTCCCATGTCGGCGCACAGCCCGGGGATCATGTTGTCTCAGAAGCGCCTGTGCGTCATTTGCGGAGACCGCTCGTCCG GCAAGCACTACGGCGTGTACAGCTGCGAGGGCTGCAAAGGTTTTTTCAAGAGGACGGTCCGCAAAGACTTGAGCTACACGTGCAGGGACAACAAGGAGTGCCTGGTGGACAAACGCCAGCGCAACCGCTGCCAGTACTGCCGCTACCAGAAGTGCCTGGCCATGGGCATGAAGAGGGAAG TGGTAAGGTGGATGAAAGAAGATGGAAAAGATGAGGGTCGGATGA CGGTGCAGGAGGAGCGGCAGAGGAACCGCGAGCGCGAAGGCGAGCTGGAGTTCAGCATGGGCATTAACGAGGAGATGCCGGTGGAGAAGATCTTGGAGGCGGAGACTGCGGTGGAGCTGAAGACGGAGCTGCACTCTGACGGCGGCTCCGCCGGCAACTCG CCCCACGACGCCGTCACCAACATCTGCCAGACGGCAGACAAGCAGCTCTTCGCCCTGGTGGAATGGGCCAAGAGGATCCCTCACTTTTGTGAGCTGCCCCTTGATGACCAGGTCATCCTCCTGCGTGCAG GTTGGAACGAGCTCCTCATCGCCTCCTTCTCCCACCGCTCCATCGCCCTGAAGGACGGCGTCCTGCTCACTTCGGAGCTGCAGCGCGACGGCGCTCACAGTGGAGGAGTTGGCGCCATCTTTGACAG GGAGAGTGTGCAGAGTGCAGAGGTTGGGGCCATATTTGACag GGTTCTCACCGAGCTGGTCAACAAGATGAGAGATATGCAAATGGACAAGACGGAGCTGGGCTGCCTTCGTGCCATCGTCCTCTTCAACCCGG atgCTAAAGGTCTGTCCAACACGGGCGAAGTAGAGGTGCTCCGAGAGAAGGTCTATGCGTCGCTGGAGGCTTATTGCAAACATAAGTACCCCGAGCAGCAGGgcag GTTCGCCAAGCTGCTCCTCCGCCTGCCGGCGCTGCGCTCCATCGGCCTGAAGTGTTTGGAGCACCTGTTCTTCTTCAAGCTGATCGGCGACACGCCCATTGACACTTTCCTCATGGAGATGCTTGAAGCTCCTCATCAGCTGGCCTAG
- the LOC144022512 gene encoding retinoic acid receptor RXR-beta-A-like isoform X3 yields MSSQQPNSSAPNSPTNVIGSPFSINPSLGFGPISHSQLSASGAMSGMHSISSSEDIKPPFGLRPMSAHSPGIMLSQKRLCVICGDRSSGKHYGVYSCEGCKGFFKRTVRKDLSYTCRDNKECLVDKRQRNRCQYCRYQKCLAMGMKREAVQEERQRNREREGELEFSMGINEEMPVEKILEAETAVELKTELHSDGGSAGNSPHDAVTNICQTADKQLFALVEWAKRIPHFCELPLDDQVILLRAGWNELLIASFSHRSIALKDGVLLTSELQRDGAHSGGVGAIFDRESVQSAEVGAIFDRVLTELVNKMRDMQMDKTELGCLRAIVLFNPDAKGLSNTGEVEVLREKVYASLEAYCKHKYPEQQGRFAKLLLRLPALRSIGLKCLEHLFFFKLIGDTPIDTFLMEMLEAPHQLA; encoded by the exons ATGTCTTCCCAGCAGCCCAACAGCTCAGCACCCAACAGTCCCACGAATGTCATTGGTTCTCCGTTCTCTATTAACCCGTCTCTTGGATTTGGACCCATCAGCCACAGCCAG CTCTCAGCTTCGGGTGCCATGTCGGGGATGCATTCAATCAGCAGCTCGGAGGACATCAAGCCTCCGTTCGGCCTGCGTCCCATGTCGGCGCACAGCCCGGGGATCATGTTGTCTCAGAAGCGCCTGTGCGTCATTTGCGGAGACCGCTCGTCCG GCAAGCACTACGGCGTGTACAGCTGCGAGGGCTGCAAAGGTTTTTTCAAGAGGACGGTCCGCAAAGACTTGAGCTACACGTGCAGGGACAACAAGGAGTGCCTGGTGGACAAACGCCAGCGCAACCGCTGCCAGTACTGCCGCTACCAGAAGTGCCTGGCCATGGGCATGAAGAGGGAAG CGGTGCAGGAGGAGCGGCAGAGGAACCGCGAGCGCGAAGGCGAGCTGGAGTTCAGCATGGGCATTAACGAGGAGATGCCGGTGGAGAAGATCTTGGAGGCGGAGACTGCGGTGGAGCTGAAGACGGAGCTGCACTCTGACGGCGGCTCCGCCGGCAACTCG CCCCACGACGCCGTCACCAACATCTGCCAGACGGCAGACAAGCAGCTCTTCGCCCTGGTGGAATGGGCCAAGAGGATCCCTCACTTTTGTGAGCTGCCCCTTGATGACCAGGTCATCCTCCTGCGTGCAG GTTGGAACGAGCTCCTCATCGCCTCCTTCTCCCACCGCTCCATCGCCCTGAAGGACGGCGTCCTGCTCACTTCGGAGCTGCAGCGCGACGGCGCTCACAGTGGAGGAGTTGGCGCCATCTTTGACAG GGAGAGTGTGCAGAGTGCAGAGGTTGGGGCCATATTTGACag GGTTCTCACCGAGCTGGTCAACAAGATGAGAGATATGCAAATGGACAAGACGGAGCTGGGCTGCCTTCGTGCCATCGTCCTCTTCAACCCGG atgCTAAAGGTCTGTCCAACACGGGCGAAGTAGAGGTGCTCCGAGAGAAGGTCTATGCGTCGCTGGAGGCTTATTGCAAACATAAGTACCCCGAGCAGCAGGgcag GTTCGCCAAGCTGCTCCTCCGCCTGCCGGCGCTGCGCTCCATCGGCCTGAAGTGTTTGGAGCACCTGTTCTTCTTCAAGCTGATCGGCGACACGCCCATTGACACTTTCCTCATGGAGATGCTTGAAGCTCCTCATCAGCTGGCCTAG
- the LOC144022887 gene encoding tenascin-R-like — MVSGNSVEHQLRGLQRGTVYTVKVLSQKDSLQSAAVTTSFTTANVVKASEVGARSAVIVWRSSTVVYHSYRLIYQVVGEETMELILEPTITEYKLTGLLPMSRYNVLVEGERDGHYTSIVTTEFITGKLRFPYPTECSQELLNGALQSGVVDIYPQGKEGQVFRVYCDMETDGGGWTVFQRRMSGKMDFYRTWSEYRVGFGNLSEEFWLGNEILHNLTSIGPVSLRVDLRSGNETAYAHYANFSIDSEENYFALAVSGYTGTAGDSMKYHNGRPFSTRDKDPDSLGIHCSRAYMGGWWYKNCYKTNLNGLYGINTNNQGVVWIDWKGKDSSIPLAEMKFRPSRFSPATHG; from the exons ATGGTATCTGGGAACTCGGTGGAGCACCAACTGAGAGGCCTGCAAAGAGGCACTGTGTACACCGTCAAAGTCCTGAGCCAGAAGGACAGTCTACAGAGTGCAGCTGTAACAACGTCTTTCACCACTGCCAATG TGGTGAAAGCCAGCGAAGTGGGCGCTCGCTCCGCTGTGATTGTTTGGAGAAGTTCCACTGTGGTTTACCACAGTTACAGACTGATCTACCAAGTGGTAGGAGAGGAGACAATG GAGCTTATTCTGGAACCCACCATCACAGAGTATAAACTGACAGGGCTGTTACCCATGTCACGCTATAACGTTCTGGTCGAAGGCGAGAGAGACGGACATTACACATCAATTGTAACCACCGAATTCATCACAG GGAAGCTGCGTTTCCCCTACCCAACTGAGTGCTCCCAGGAGCTGCTGAATGGAGCTCTTCAGTCAGGGGTGGTAGACATCTACCCCCAAGGAAAGGAGGGCCAGGTCTTCAGAGTCTACTGTGACATGGAAACTGATGGAGGCGGTTGGACG GTGTTCCAAAGAAGAatgagtggcaaaatggatttCTACAGAACCTGGAGTGAATACAGAGTCGGCTTCGGAAATCTTAGTGAAGAGTTCTGGCTCG GAAATGAAATTCTGCACAACTTGACCAGCATCGGTCCCGTGAGCTTAAGGGTAGACTTGCGATCTGGAAACGAAACGGCTTATGCTCACTACGCTAACTTTTCCATTGATTCTGAGGAGAATTATTTTGCCCTGGCAGTGTCTGGATACACAGGAACAGCAG GTGACTCCATGAAGTACCACAATGGCCGTCCATTCTCAACCCGGGATAAGGACCCCGACTCTTTGGGGATCCACTGTTCTCGGGCCTACATGGGAGGCTGGTGGTACAAAAACTGCTACAAAACCAACCTCAATGGGCTCTATGGCATCAACACTAATAATCAG GGAGTGGTGTGGATAGACTGGAAAGGCAAAGACTCATCCATTCCCTTGGCTGAGATGAAATTCAGACCGTCCAGGTTTTCTCCTGCGACGCATGGCTAA
- the LOC144022512 gene encoding retinoic acid receptor RXR-beta-A-like isoform X2: protein MSSQQPNSSAPNSPTNVIGSPFSINPSLGFGPISHSQLSASGAMSGMHSISSSEDIKPPFGLRPMSAHSPGIMLSQKRLCVICGDRSSGKHYGVYSCEGCKGFFKRTVRKDLSYTCRDNKECLVDKRQRNRCQYCRYQKCLAMGMKREVVRWMKEDGKDEAVQEERQRNREREGELEFSMGINEEMPVEKILEAETAVELKTELHSDGGSAGNSPHDAVTNICQTADKQLFALVEWAKRIPHFCELPLDDQVILLRAGWNELLIASFSHRSIALKDGVLLTSELQRDGAHSGGVGAIFDRESVQSAEVGAIFDRVLTELVNKMRDMQMDKTELGCLRAIVLFNPDAKGLSNTGEVEVLREKVYASLEAYCKHKYPEQQGRFAKLLLRLPALRSIGLKCLEHLFFFKLIGDTPIDTFLMEMLEAPHQLA from the exons ATGTCTTCCCAGCAGCCCAACAGCTCAGCACCCAACAGTCCCACGAATGTCATTGGTTCTCCGTTCTCTATTAACCCGTCTCTTGGATTTGGACCCATCAGCCACAGCCAG CTCTCAGCTTCGGGTGCCATGTCGGGGATGCATTCAATCAGCAGCTCGGAGGACATCAAGCCTCCGTTCGGCCTGCGTCCCATGTCGGCGCACAGCCCGGGGATCATGTTGTCTCAGAAGCGCCTGTGCGTCATTTGCGGAGACCGCTCGTCCG GCAAGCACTACGGCGTGTACAGCTGCGAGGGCTGCAAAGGTTTTTTCAAGAGGACGGTCCGCAAAGACTTGAGCTACACGTGCAGGGACAACAAGGAGTGCCTGGTGGACAAACGCCAGCGCAACCGCTGCCAGTACTGCCGCTACCAGAAGTGCCTGGCCATGGGCATGAAGAGGGAAG TGGTAAGGTGGATGAAAGAAGATGGAAAAGATGAGG CGGTGCAGGAGGAGCGGCAGAGGAACCGCGAGCGCGAAGGCGAGCTGGAGTTCAGCATGGGCATTAACGAGGAGATGCCGGTGGAGAAGATCTTGGAGGCGGAGACTGCGGTGGAGCTGAAGACGGAGCTGCACTCTGACGGCGGCTCCGCCGGCAACTCG CCCCACGACGCCGTCACCAACATCTGCCAGACGGCAGACAAGCAGCTCTTCGCCCTGGTGGAATGGGCCAAGAGGATCCCTCACTTTTGTGAGCTGCCCCTTGATGACCAGGTCATCCTCCTGCGTGCAG GTTGGAACGAGCTCCTCATCGCCTCCTTCTCCCACCGCTCCATCGCCCTGAAGGACGGCGTCCTGCTCACTTCGGAGCTGCAGCGCGACGGCGCTCACAGTGGAGGAGTTGGCGCCATCTTTGACAG GGAGAGTGTGCAGAGTGCAGAGGTTGGGGCCATATTTGACag GGTTCTCACCGAGCTGGTCAACAAGATGAGAGATATGCAAATGGACAAGACGGAGCTGGGCTGCCTTCGTGCCATCGTCCTCTTCAACCCGG atgCTAAAGGTCTGTCCAACACGGGCGAAGTAGAGGTGCTCCGAGAGAAGGTCTATGCGTCGCTGGAGGCTTATTGCAAACATAAGTACCCCGAGCAGCAGGgcag GTTCGCCAAGCTGCTCCTCCGCCTGCCGGCGCTGCGCTCCATCGGCCTGAAGTGTTTGGAGCACCTGTTCTTCTTCAAGCTGATCGGCGACACGCCCATTGACACTTTCCTCATGGAGATGCTTGAAGCTCCTCATCAGCTGGCCTAG